In a genomic window of Quercus lobata isolate SW786 chromosome 4, ValleyOak3.0 Primary Assembly, whole genome shotgun sequence:
- the LOC115987195 gene encoding F-box/kelch-repeat protein At3g06240-like: MIFEPQQRVFSSRSESESKMYQTREPPTLRHRNNHLPYDVVLKILGQLPVKSVMRLRCVSKSLYSSIASPDFISTHLNNININNNNINHDNAHVIHIESESTRATNRQVCMVALARTFDRISEIGVPFDFPTKCVQIVGSCNGLLCLADYPPGNVVYLWNPSTRRFKKLSHTCLGLLKHVTLGFAYCSENNDYKVVRTSGSSLSTSEIEMYTLSSDSWKRVEISVTTDVIFCKNLVSPIPFVSGALHWMSSVKEENRMTETDIMAFDVNSEKFRKLALPHGSIDGPLLQRCVASFRGKLAFFEESGFQYSIWVMGDYGVVESWNKLFVVPFERVSCWISLTDYGSLMVWYRNDRAEGQGFEHALIDIETLQEKKDPDIQHPSYVATFMESLVLLDGTNVESYYWVGG; the protein is encoded by the coding sequence ATGATCTTCGAACCTCAACAACGTGTGTTTAGCAGCCGATCTGAATCTGAATCGAAAATGTACCAGACGAGAGAACCACCGACTCTCCGACACAGGAACAACCATCTTCCTTACGACGTCGTACTGAAAATCCTGGGACAGCTACCGGTGAAATCAGTGATGAGATTAAGGTGTGTTTCCAAATCCTTGTACTCCTCAATCGCTAGTCCCGATTTCATCTCCACCCACCTTaacaacatcaacatcaacaacaacaacataaatCATGATAATGCTCATGTCATACACATAGAGTCGGAGAGTACACGTGCCACTAACAGACAAGTCTGTATGGTCGCTTTGGCCCGCACGTTTGATAGGATTTCTGAGATTGGAGTTCCTTTTGATTTTCCTACTAAGTGTGTCCAAATAGTGGGTTCCTGCAATGGCTTATTGTGTCTCGCTGATTATCCACCCGGTAATGTTGTCTATTTGTGGAACCCCAGTACTAGAAGATTCAAGAAGCTGTCTCATACTTGCTTAGGATTGCTAAAACATGTTACACTCGGATTTGCTTATTGCTCCGAGAATAATGACTATAAGGTTGTAAGGACTTCAGGTAGTTCTTTGTCCACGTCCGAGATTGAGATGTACACGTTAAGTTCGGATTCGTGGAAAAGGGTTGAAATTTCGGTGACAACAGATGTAATTTTCTGTAAAAACTTGGTTTCTCCAATCCCATTTGTTAGTGGGGCTTTACACTGGATGTCATCTGTTAAAGAAGAGAATCGCATGACGGAAACTGATATTATGGCGTTTGATGTCAATAGTGAGAAATTCAGAAAGCTAGCACTGCCTCATGGTTCTATCGATGGACCACTCCTTCAAAGATGTGTCGCATCATTCAGAGGGAAACTGGCTTTCTTTGAAGAATCTGGCTTCCAGTACTCCATTTGGGTGATGGGAGACTATGGTGTGGTTGAGTCTTGGAATAAGCTTTTTGTTGTACCATTTGAAAGGGTATCTTGTTGGATTTCCTTGACCGATTATGGTTCACTTATGGTTTGGTACAGAAATGATCGAGCAGAGGGGCAGGGATTTGAGCATGCTTTAATTGACATTGAAACTTTACAAGAGAAGAAGGACCCCGATATCCAACATCCTTCATATGTAGCGACTTTCATGGAGAGTCTTGTTTTACTTGATGGAACAAATGTGGAATCTTACTACTGGGTCGGTGGTTAG